The nucleotide window GCTAGGCGTATTGAGGTGCTGTTTCAAATTCACGTTGTCGCTCACGGGTGTTATTCCACTCACTAAAGTCTCGGTCATCATCGTCATGCGGCCACCCCTTCGTCCCCTGTCAGGCTCTTGTAACGTTCAGCGAAGAAGGCCTGAACGTCGGCGCATTGTGCTTGCGTACCATCCAAACGATTGAAGCGGGCGCGAAACTCCCTGGCGCCCGGCAGGGTTGCGAGATACCAGCCCACATGCTTGCGCGCGATGCGCACGCCCATGACTTCTCCGTAGAAGGCATGCAGCGCGGCCAGATGCTCCAGCAGAATTCGTTCCACCTCGGACATTTGCGGCGCCGCCAGCTTTTCGCCAGTGCGCAGGAAGTGTTCGATCTCACGGAAAATCCAGGGCCGCCCCTGGGCAGCCCGGCCGATCAACAGGCCGTCGGCACCGGTCGCGTCCAGCACGTACCGGGCCTTCTCTGGCGAGTCGACGTCGCCATTGGCAAACACCGGTATCGACACCGCCTGCTTGATCGCGGCGATGGTGTCGTACTCGGCCTCGCCGGTGTACAGGTCGGCACGGGTGCGGCCATGGACCGCCAACGCCGTGATTCCCGCCTGTTCGGCGATCTTCGCCACCGTCAGGCCATTCTTGTTTTCCCGGTCCCACCCGGTGCGGATCTTCAGGGTCACTGGCACATCGACTGCGGCGACGACCGCCCGCAGGATCTCGGTAACCAGGGCCTCATCTTTCAACAGTGCCGAGCCGGCAGCCTTGTTGCAGACCTTCTTCGCCGGGCAGCCCATGTTGATGTCGATGATCTGTGCCCCCAGCGCCACATTGGCCCGGGCCGCCTCCGCCAGCATCTGTGCATCGCCACCGGCGATCTGCACCGAGCGGGGCTCGGGATCGCCTTCGTGGATCATGCGCAGACGTGACTTGCGGGTGTTCCACAGGCTCATGTCGCTGGTGACCATTTCCGAAACCACAAGACCCGCGCCCAGCCGTTTGCACAACTGACGAAAGGGCTGATCGGTGACGCCCGCCATGGGGGCGAGAACCAGACCGTTCTGCAGTGTATATGGGCCGATGCGTACCGCCGACATAGGACTTCCCTGAAGTGGGGCCGGATCATGAGACTTCGAAAAAGGGTTGGCATGATACCCGCTCTCGATGACTGGATAAAGATCGAATTGGATAAAATCTGAACAGCTATTTTGTTATCGCCAGCGGTTTGGTCCGGCTGGGGTGGGTCAGAAAGCCGCCGTCAATCGACTGGCCCCGGTGGCTTCACTCGGGCGAGTGGAAGCTCAGGCTGTAGTTCACCGCCTTGGGGCCTGGGTCGAGGATGTCCAGGGCGATGTGGATGGGGGTCTGGGGTGGCATTTCCCCCAGGCCCTCGAGATCGCCACCCAGGTACTCTCCAGGCTTGAAGCGACGGCTGGCGATCAAGTGCCCGTTAAGGTCGGCGAAACGCAGCTCCAGCAGCGGAAAAGGCTGGGAGAAGGGCGCACGATTGTAGATGATCGCGTCCACCACCAGGGCGCCGCTGAAGTCTGGATGACTGCGTACCACCAGGTTGCTGCTCTTGATCTTGGCGATGTCGACTTTGGACGGCACGTCGCAGCCGATGGTCGGACATATCTGCAGGAACCACGGACGATACTGGTCCTGGCGGGCCAATTCCTCGAAGTGGTAGGCGATGTACTGGCCGGCCAGCGCGGCGGCGGCCAGCAGGATCAGCAGGCTCCACAGCAGGCGTCGCCCCCAGGGCGAGCGGCGTTTGCGCCAGTCCAGTTGCAACGGATCGTCGTCAAGGTCCTGAAGGACTTCGGCACGTATTCCGGGTTCCTGGCGTTGGCGTTTCTTGCGCGGCAGGGCCGGTTCTTCGTCAATATCGTCGGTAGCGGACAGGCGCTCGAGGCGTTCGTCGGGTTCATCGTCCGGCGCCAGGTGCAGCGGTGCGCCAGGTTCATCGTCCGGCTCCAGTGGTTCCAGCGTCAGAGGCAGGGACAGCGACGGCTCGGTGCGTGGTGGCCGGACGGGCTCATGGGGGGCGAACGGTTCGATAGGGACCTGGGTCACTGCTTCCGCGCGTTCGGCGGGAGATTCGCTGTACAGGCTGTCGGACCAGGGCTCCTGCTCGTCGGAAAGGTGGTCCCGCTGTGCGCTCAGGTTATCTTCGCGGCGTCGGCCGAAGGAGTCCGGCGCCCGTTTGTCACGCCGTTCCAGGCGAGCCAGTTCCTTGTCCAGGTCATCCAGGTCCAGCTCGGCGGCGGTCCACTGTTTCTGGCTGATCGCCCTGGGCGGTGTTTCGACGGCAGCGGGCCGCAGGGGCGCGGCGACGGTGGGAGCGGGCTCCCTGGTGGTCCGTTGTTCCAGCAATTGCCGCGCGGCATTGAAGACTTGCAGGCACGAGCCGCAGCGAACCACTCCGCGAGCCACGCTCAATTGAGCATGGCTGACGCGAAAACTGGTGTGGCAATGCGGGCACTGGGTGACGAAACTGTCAGTCATGCGGCAATCCGGTGGATACAGGCGGCCATTCTAGCGCCGACGTCCGGTGATGCGCACCCAGCCATCACGATTGGCAATAGGGTCCAGGTCAAAGTCGGCGGCATAAGCAGCGGCGACTTCCTCGCCCTGTTCGGCCAGGATGCCCGACAGCGCCAGTTGCCCGCCCGGCTTGACCAGGCCCGACAGTTGCGGCGCCAGGGAGACCAACGGTCCGGCCAGGATATTGGCGACCAGCACGTCGGCCTGGACCTGGGGCAGATCCTGCGGCAGATAGAGCGGGAACAGTGCTTCGGCAATGTTGTTGCGCCCGGCGTTGTCGCGGGACGCTTCCAGGGCCTGGACGTCGATGTCGGTGCCGACCGCCTGTTTGGCACCCAGCAGCAGGGCGGCAATGGCCAGGATGCCCGAACCGCAGCCGAAGTCGAGCACATCGCAGCCTTTCAGATCCTGGCCGTCGAGCCATTCCAGGCACAGCGCGGTGGTCGGGTGGGTGCCGGTACCGAACGCCAGGCCCGGGTC belongs to Pseudomonas sp. B21-028 and includes:
- the dusB gene encoding tRNA dihydrouridine synthase DusB, with translation MSAVRIGPYTLQNGLVLAPMAGVTDQPFRQLCKRLGAGLVVSEMVTSDMSLWNTRKSRLRMIHEGDPEPRSVQIAGGDAQMLAEAARANVALGAQIIDINMGCPAKKVCNKAAGSALLKDEALVTEILRAVVAAVDVPVTLKIRTGWDRENKNGLTVAKIAEQAGITALAVHGRTRADLYTGEAEYDTIAAIKQAVSIPVFANGDVDSPEKARYVLDATGADGLLIGRAAQGRPWIFREIEHFLRTGEKLAAPQMSEVERILLEHLAALHAFYGEVMGVRIARKHVGWYLATLPGAREFRARFNRLDGTQAQCADVQAFFAERYKSLTGDEGVAA
- a CDS encoding DUF3426 domain-containing protein; translated protein: MTDSFVTQCPHCHTSFRVSHAQLSVARGVVRCGSCLQVFNAARQLLEQRTTREPAPTVAAPLRPAAVETPPRAISQKQWTAAELDLDDLDKELARLERRDKRAPDSFGRRREDNLSAQRDHLSDEQEPWSDSLYSESPAERAEAVTQVPIEPFAPHEPVRPPRTEPSLSLPLTLEPLEPDDEPGAPLHLAPDDEPDERLERLSATDDIDEEPALPRKKRQRQEPGIRAEVLQDLDDDPLQLDWRKRRSPWGRRLLWSLLILLAAAALAGQYIAYHFEELARQDQYRPWFLQICPTIGCDVPSKVDIAKIKSSNLVVRSHPDFSGALVVDAIIYNRAPFSQPFPLLELRFADLNGHLIASRRFKPGEYLGGDLEGLGEMPPQTPIHIALDILDPGPKAVNYSLSFHSPE
- the prmA gene encoding 50S ribosomal protein L11 methyltransferase, whose amino-acid sequence is MPWLQVRLAISPEQAETYEDAFLEVGAVSVTFMDAEDQPIFEPELNTTPLWSHTHLLALFEGGTEAASVLAHLELLTGSPLPEHHSEVIEDQDWERSWMDNFQPMRFGQRLWIVPSWHAAPEPDAVNLLLDPGLAFGTGTHPTTALCLEWLDGQDLKGCDVLDFGCGSGILAIAALLLGAKQAVGTDIDVQALEASRDNAGRNNIAEALFPLYLPQDLPQVQADVLVANILAGPLVSLAPQLSGLVKPGGQLALSGILAEQGEEVAAAYAADFDLDPIANRDGWVRITGRRR